A region of the Rhizobium binae genome:
CACGCGGAGCGGAAAGCCGAGCAGGGCGATCCGCTTGCAATCGAATTCCTTCGCTATGTCGCTGCCAATCTGTCGGCCTGATCACCATACGGCAATGCCGGAGCCGTTGATCCGGCGGAAGGAGAATGAAAATGCGCAATCGCAATGATGTTGGCTTGTTTTACCTCCACGACCCGGCTCGTATCGCGGAAACTGCTGTGTTCAAGGCGGACCAGATAAGGGCGGTTCTAGATTGCAGCCCCTTCTGGTTTGGTGAATCCGAGGCGGGCGACCCCTTTGCCGAGGAGAAGAAAGCCACGGTTGTTGCCAAGCTGGCGTTAAAGGGGCCGCACTACAACAAAATTACGAATGGCGAAAGCGTGCTCGCTACGATCCGCGCGCTGTCGATCATCAGCCTCGAACTTCAGGATCGGTTCGCCAAGTTCGGCTACGAGCCGGGCGACTTCGATGAAGACGAAGATGACGAAGCGGCGTGATTAAGGCCGTGGGCGTCCGCAGGACTTGGGCGGGCGCCCGCAATCCGAGCGAGGGAGTCAGATGAGTGAAATCGAACGAGCAGCACACTGGATGTTGAACTGGGTCAAGCAGCATCCCGAAGTCAGGCATCAACGTTGGCTTGCCGACAAGATGGTCTATGAGGCGGTCGAGGCGTTCCCCGAGGTGCGGCCGGAAGAGCTGCAACTCGCGCTATCCAGAGCGATAGAACTTCGCCGCGCCGAAGTGCGCAATCAATAGCCGGGACTAAACGATGAGTGCCACCTCCAGAGAGCGCCAGCGCCGGTATCGGGACCGGCGAAAAGCCGGCCGCCGCGTGCTCCAAATTGAGATCGACGAGGTCGAACTCACCGCCGCGCTGGAACGGTTGAAGATTCTAAGCCCGCTCGACGCCGACGATGACGAAACATTGCGGCGCGGGCTCAATAAGATGATCCAGGTGCTCTGCCGGGGGCTGGCCGATGACGCATAACGCGCCGCTTCGAGGCGATTTGCTACAGTGATAGCTCTCGCTATTTGAATAGGCGGCATAGATGGCAAGCCAAAATGCGTTACACGAAGCCGGCCATGTCTTGGCGGCCCTGCGGCATGGGATCGGCGTCCTTCATGCATCGATCGACGAGATAATCCTGAGGCCACCCGGTGATAGTCTTGAGCGCGGACGGCACCACGGCGCGGTGGCGGTAGGATACGGAATAACCGCGCTAGCGGGCGGAGCTGCGGCGCCTGAAACCGGACTGTCGAAATCGGATGAACTGCTTCTGGAACATGCGTTTTTTCTGGGCTCGTGGTCCGATCCGCCCGACGAGATGCGCCGCGCGCTTTTGGTGCTCGCCGAGGATTTTGTGCACAGTCACCGTGAGGAGATCGAGGCACTTGCCATAATCCTGGATGAACGCCGCAGCCTACCAGACGCCGAGGTCGAGGAAATTTTCGGGAGCATGGGGCAATGACCGACCGCGACGATGAAGAACAGCTTACCATTATCTCGGCGCGCGCCAAGGAGATCAAAACCGGCCTCGACTCCAACTTCACGGAAGAGCAGCTTCAACGGCCATTGAGCAGGCGAATGGTTCACGCACTCGTCGCGGCCACCACAGCCGCCACAGCCGTGAAGCTAAAGGCGCTTTCCGCCCGAGTCGAAGCACTTGAGGAAGGCGGGATCAAATATCTGGGGAATTTTCAGCGCGCGGCCGCTTACGCAAAAGGCGATACTGTCACGCATTCCGGCAGCCTCTGGGTTGCCCTACGGGCTGTCCCTGCGGGGACCGCGCCTGGCAGTGATCCAGCCTGCTGGCAATTGGCTTCGAAAGGCAACAAGCCGGCCAAACGTGCCCCGGTGGGACCGACGTCATGATCAGCGTCGATTTAACTCCCCAAATAGCCGGTACGATCAAAAGGGCATTTGATCTGGCAACCGCGCACCTGCAAAGGCCCCTCACGGATAAGGAAGCCGCGATGATCGTTGCGGCCGTGTTCCGGTATTTCGATGAGTCCGATGCGCCAACGACACGGCTCTCTTAGTCCGCAGTCGCCGATGGACTATGGGTGTGTTACATCGTCTCGGGACGCAAAACAACTGACTCGGGAATTCATTACTAGCGGAGAGATTGCCATCTCTTGCTATTTTCCCTCGGATAACCGCTTCGGCCGCCATTTTCTTTGTTGCAGAATCACACGCACGTGCGAGTTTCTCCTCTCGGTTGTTAGAAACGCGAGAGAACTTTATGAACCTGCTCTATCAGAACACCGGCATTGCAGCGGCCATCCAGCAAAACCACCTGCCGGCAACACTGGCGGAGCTGTTCGGAGACCTCTTTGATGAAGATACCGGCCGGATTCTTCTTCAAGAAACGACGATCATTGACTTCAAAGAAACGATTCCAGAGAGTTTTTCTGAGGGTTACGGTGCCGGCATTATCCGACTTGCGCTTTCCTTCCACAATACTTTCGGCGGGCTAATCGTGTTCGGGGTTGTCGATCGCACTGGCGTGCCGTCCTTGGCGAAGGAGATATTTAATATAGAAGCCTTCAACAGAGTACTCTCTGACTTTAGTGGGAACCAAATTGAATGCTCCCTTCGTCGATACGCACTAAAGGAGGGTGCGGATACTCTGCCAATCCAAGTTGTATTGGTTCCTGCTCGTCGTGCTCAGCGACCGGCTCGGTTAACGCGATCCCTATCCAAATACGGGCAAGGTGCTCTTTGGGTGCGAGATCGCCACGAGGTATTAATAGCGGAACCTCGCCATCTACCACTTCTGTACGGCAAT
Encoded here:
- a CDS encoding transposase yields the protein MTDRDDEEQLTIISARAKEIKTGLDSNFTEEQLQRPLSRRMVHALVAATTAATAVKLKALSARVEALEEGGIKYLGNFQRAAAYAKGDTVTHSGSLWVALRAVPAGTAPGSDPACWQLASKGNKPAKRAPVGPTS